A single genomic interval of Zingiber officinale cultivar Zhangliang chromosome 4A, Zo_v1.1, whole genome shotgun sequence harbors:
- the LOC121973221 gene encoding uncharacterized protein LOC121973221 isoform X1 — MNKFVENEVPREITNDIKGVIKGVWPTWKKVPSDIKDLLWENFKLRYNWDNFTDREMKKVWNENSSERYRASIHLAKKATLSSAQEDLGRKPDILDIIGRGPDWMEANIWNDLVKIHWNKPDHKIKCEIARKNKMTAKDGSTIKHTGSSISFVAHRERMKKDLGRDVDEFEVFERMHKRK, encoded by the exons ATGAATAA ATTTGTCGAAAATGAAGTTCCTCGTGAAATTACAAATGATATCAAAGGAGTGATTAAAGGAGTATGGCCAACGTGGAAAAAGGTGCCTAGTGATATTAAAGATTTACTTTGGGAAAATTTTAAG TTGAGATATAATTGGGATAATTTTACCGACAGAGAAATGAAAAAGGTATGGAATGAAAATTCAAGTGAGAGATACAGGGCATCCATTCATTTGGCTAAGAAAGCAACATTATCATCTGCACAAGAAGATTTAGGAAGAAAACCAGACATATTAGATATCATAGGTAGAGGACCTGATTGGATGGAAGCTAATATATGGAATGACTTGGTTAAAATTCATTGGAATAAACCAGATCAcaagatcaaatgtgaaattgcACGGAAGAATAAAATGACAGCGAAGGATGGGTCTACTATCAAACATACTGGGAGTTCAATTTCTTTTGTAGCACACCGTGAGAGAATG AAAAAAGATTTGGGACGAGATGTGGATGAATTTGAGGTTTTTGAACgaatgcataaaagaaagtaa
- the LOC121973221 gene encoding uncharacterized protein LOC121973221 isoform X2: MNKFVENEVPREITNDIKGVIKGVWPTWKKLRYNWDNFTDREMKKVWNENSSERYRASIHLAKKATLSSAQEDLGRKPDILDIIGRGPDWMEANIWNDLVKIHWNKPDHKIKCEIARKNKMTAKDGSTIKHTGSSISFVAHRERMKKDLGRDVDEFEVFERMHKRK; the protein is encoded by the exons ATGAATAA ATTTGTCGAAAATGAAGTTCCTCGTGAAATTACAAATGATATCAAAGGAGTGATTAAAGGAGTATGGCCAACGTGGAAAAAG TTGAGATATAATTGGGATAATTTTACCGACAGAGAAATGAAAAAGGTATGGAATGAAAATTCAAGTGAGAGATACAGGGCATCCATTCATTTGGCTAAGAAAGCAACATTATCATCTGCACAAGAAGATTTAGGAAGAAAACCAGACATATTAGATATCATAGGTAGAGGACCTGATTGGATGGAAGCTAATATATGGAATGACTTGGTTAAAATTCATTGGAATAAACCAGATCAcaagatcaaatgtgaaattgcACGGAAGAATAAAATGACAGCGAAGGATGGGTCTACTATCAAACATACTGGGAGTTCAATTTCTTTTGTAGCACACCGTGAGAGAATG AAAAAAGATTTGGGACGAGATGTGGATGAATTTGAGGTTTTTGAACgaatgcataaaagaaagtaa